The genome window CCGGGGAGATTGCCGTCAATGTTGTGCTGCACAAAATCCAGAGAAAATTTTACGGCATTTTCTTTGGTTTCCATTGAGTCTGGAGATCTGTAATTATCCCTGGGGATCGTGAGTTCTGAAGGTGTGGAAAAAGCCATTTGGAGCTGAGGTTTCTCACTTTGAAGGTCCTCCAAATCCATTGGAAAATCCCAGGCTTCTAGTTCTATCTTATATATCTTTCCCGGTGCGGAGCTGCGGGGTGGGGCAATTAGTCTCACAGAGAGAACTCCATTATTGTCCAGAATCATGCCGTCATCCTCTAAGGGAATAAACCAGTTACTGTTTTTCTCCTGCCATCGGGAAGCCTTTTCAGTCCAGGGGAGGGTAAAGACAGTTCCCGGGTTATCAACAGACCTGAGCTTCACCTGGAGTGTGCTCTGTCCATTTTGGCCGGATTCATCGATGTAGGTCGTTTTCACCCTCCATTTTCTGATAGTTCCTGCTGTTGGAGGGAGGATGCTATTGAAATCTTCTTTATAGACCTTCCTCACTTCCATCCAGCCGCCATCGCTGTTTACCAAAAAAGGTTGGTAGCTATGACTGTCATAGAGAGTCAGTGTTCCCGTAAGGGATCCTTCCTCCTGGGCAAAGAGCAGAAAGGGGAGTAATGCCAAGGCAAAAAGCAATATATTTTTTTTCATCAAAAACCTCCTGAGGTTGAAGACTCAACAATTTTCAATTCTTCTTATTAGATAATCGGAACCTTTAAGGCCCTTATCAAGTGTTTGGTATAAAATTATTGGATTAAAAAAACCGGCAAGAATTTCCTGCCGGTTGTTGATCTCTTTAGATGTGAAGTTTTACCAGGAGGTTTCTTCTTTACCACGGGCAATCAGAAGTTTTCCCGTTCTGACGACCTCAAGAACTCCAAATTTATCAAGCATTTTGCTGACTGCATCGATCTTTGAAGATTTCCCGGTGACCTGAAAGGTCATTGTTGTATCACTGATATCTACATTCCGGCATTTGAATGCACCGGTGATCTGCAGAATCTCGGTTCTGGATTCATTGTTGCACCTGACTTTAATCAGAGCCAGTTCCTTTTGAATCACATCTTCATCAGAATACTCTCTGGCATGAATCACGTCCACAAGGCGGTTGAGCTGTTCCAGCATCAAATGAAGAGTCTGGGAGTCACCGGTGGCTTCAATATTGATTCTGGAATAGCGATCATCCTGAGCTGGTGAACCCACAAAGCTCTCAATGTTATAGCCTCTTCTGGCAAATACCAGGGCAATCCTGATTGTCACACCTGGTTTATTCTCTACATAAAGGCTGATGTTGTGTCTTTTTTGTGTTTCATTCATCAGGTACCTCCCTTAGGTTTTTCCAGTTTTTTTCTTGGCATACTGAGGAGCATTTTGTCTAAACTGGCACCAGAGGGTACCATGGGGAATACATTATCATATTTTTCTACTTCCGCATCAATGATGCAGGGACCATCATTATACGCCAGTGCGGCACCCAGTACCTTGCGCACATCGGCACTTCTTTTTACTCTGAATCCCTTGCAACCATAGGCTCCTGCCAGTTTCACAAAGTCGGGGTTCCCTTCAAGGTCTACACCGGAAAGCCTGTTGTCATAAAACATATGCTGCCACTGACGAACCATCCCCAGATAGTTATTGTTAATGAGGAGAATTTTGATTGGAAGCTTTTCATTGACGGCTGTTGATAATTCCGGAAGAGTCATTTGAAATCCACCGTCCCCCACGACAGCTACAACGATTTTACCGGGATTGGCCATTTGAGCGCCAATGGCCGCTGGGAAT of Oceanispirochaeta crateris contains these proteins:
- the ilvN gene encoding acetolactate synthase small subunit; this translates as MNETQKRHNISLYVENKPGVTIRIALVFARRGYNIESFVGSPAQDDRYSRINIEATGDSQTLHLMLEQLNRLVDVIHAREYSDEDVIQKELALIKVRCNNESRTEILQITGAFKCRNVDISDTTMTFQVTGKSSKIDAVSKMLDKFGVLEVVRTGKLLIARGKEETSW